In the Podospora pseudocomata strain CBS 415.72m chromosome 5, whole genome shotgun sequence genome, one interval contains:
- a CDS encoding hypothetical protein (EggNog:ENOG503P2VJ; COG:S) — translation MDPLSITAGIVGIVAPTLHCVRLLVEDLQNIADAPNTVKALTNNLQSVELALDSLGAVTDSQWESLGDAITTQSKATITSCKTSCERFKTSLDRWTRHSTDGTLSWRDRATLGIFRQDHIKSISKQLQQCNITLTSVTSIATLHSSLQQAQAAEEIKTIISTKETAVNNAITATNDQSAEVSAQLVALTLAEPGEGETDADQASATKQVAMEKKALHESRMLFEELLFVIQTAAANARADQGTTITFGNNNSGQQVGVNSGTITATFGRRG, via the exons ATGGATCCTCTCAGTATCACAGCCGGCATCGTGGGTATTGTCGCACCAACGCTGCACTGCGTGCGACTCTTGGTAGAGGACTTGCAGAACATTGCCGACGCACCTAATACCGTGAAGGCGCTCACCAACAATCTCCAATCAGTGGAACTTGCTCTTGACTCGTTGGGGGCTGTGACGGACTCGCAGTGGGAATCCCTGGGCGATGCTATTACTACCCAGTCGAAAGCTACGATAACTTCCTGCAAAACTTCCTGCGAAAGGTTCAAGACCTCTCTCGATCGCTGGACCCGGCACAGCACAGATGGAACGCTCTCCTGGCGAGACCGCGCAACTCTGGGCATCTTCAGACAGGACCACATCAAATCCATATCGAAGCAGCTTCAGCAATGCAACATCACGCTGACCTCTGTAACGAGCATTGCAACCTT ACACAGCTCCCTGCAGCAGGCTCAAGCAGCCGAAGAGATCAAGACGATAATATCGAcgaaggagacggcggtTAACAATGCGATCACAGCGACAAACGATCAGTCGGCCGAAGTTAGTGCTCAGCTGGTAGCGCTTACCCTAGCAGAgccgggcgagggtgaaACGGACGCCGATCAGGCGAGCGCGACGAAGCAGGTTgcgatggaaaagaaagcacTGCATGAATCGCGCATGCTGTTTGAGGAACTGCTCTTCGTGATCCAGACAGCAGCCGCAAATGCCCGAGCAGACCAGggaaccacaatcacctTTGGAAACAATAATAGTGGCCAGCAAGTGGGAGTCAACAGCGGGACTATCACTGCTACATTTGGCCGAAGGGGGTAG
- a CDS encoding hypothetical protein (EggNog:ENOG503PXIW), whose amino-acid sequence MASQSPPALPVRPLASPGSGHIEPVWLDVSTVEEVIEYIISARHRGSESILSFQWQADRLDHLFEQLDTRLIALDERKIRRFEYDYESSTVHIDIMGESELHYQVQAGLRDYIKNRLAERIATTDDPTIRRLMQSVEERGTFNILYERKIHKQADVSLGQAGALPSLVCEVS is encoded by the exons ATGGCGTCGCAAAGCCCCCCCGCTTTGCCGGTAAGGCCGCTTGCTTCGCCGGGTAGCGGTCATATTGAGCCT GTTTGGCTAGACGTTTCCacggttgaggaggtcatcGAATACATCATCAGCGCTCGCCACCGCGGCAGCGAGTCGATTCTTAGCTTCCAGTGGCAGGCAGACAGACTCGACCATCTTTTTGAACAACTGGACACCCGACTGATCGCACTCGACGAAAGAAAAATCCGCCGATTCGAGTACGACTACGAATCTAGTACCGTACATATCGACATCATGGGCGAATCCGAGCTCCATTATCAGGTTCAAGCTGGCCTTCGAGACTACATCAAAAACCGTCTTGCAGAGCGTATTGCCACCACGGATGATCCCACGATTCGCCGCCTAATGCAGTCTGTCGAAGAGAGGGGTACCTTTAACATTCTATACGAAAGGAAGATCCATAAACAAGCCGATGTTTCGCTCGGCCAGGCGGGCGCCCTGCCATCTTTGGTTTGCGAGGTCTCGTAG
- a CDS encoding hypothetical protein (EggNog:ENOG503PXIW), with protein MKKAWVSLLVTGSPSDWVQHSELYHDDDLVEQPVGQVDLYLSDLVSLAGVPTAFCRPSTVELAAGVTRNPTITITFERLRAIFRKARHLHNPTKFTTEATDQEQNPYEEAERRVAEERSEAERRVAEERSEAERRVAETRSEARIEIERRVAEARIEMERRVAEERSEAERRVAEARSEARIEIERLMAEGRLGAK; from the exons ATGAAAAAGGCGTGGGTTAGTCTGCTGGTAACGGGCAGTCCAAGCGACTGGGTACAGCATTCTGAACTGtaccatgatgatgatcttgtTGAACAACCTGTTGGACAGGTTGATCTCTATCTCTCTGACTTGGTCAGTTTGGCTGGTGTACCAACAGCGTTTTGTCGCCCCTCGACTGTTGAGTTGGCTGCTGGGGTCACAAG GAATCCCACGATCACCATAACGTTCGAACGACTTCGGGCTATCTTCCGCAAAGCTCGCCATTtacacaacccaaccaaatTTACAACGGAGGCTACTGATCAAGAGCAAAATCcgtatgaggaggccgagaggcgTGTGGCCGAGGAGCGCAGCGAGGCCGAGAGGCGTGTGGCCGAGGAGCGCAGCGAGGCCGAGAGGCGTGTGGCCGAGACGCGTTCTGAGGCACGCATCGAGATAGAACGGCGTGTGGCTGAAGCACGCATCGAGATGGAACGGCGTGTGGCTGAGGAGCGCAGCGAGGCCGAGAGGCGTGTGGCCGAGGCGCGTTCTGAAGCACGCATCGAGATCGAGCGGCTCATGGCCGAAGGCCGATTGGGGGCCAAGTAG
- a CDS encoding hypothetical protein (COG:Z; EggNog:ENOG503NYQ3), translated as MPTSDLRLDPRGYKTHKWLDLDATYLIVKPKFSLRFRHADELRIESAMSDSYRFGDYNNGSQVGTNRGTIYNTFPQAPERSETPPRPFATIPFSRDPDFVNRGDILEQIDRRCSEPAARVALVGLGGIGKSQLAIEFAHRITEKQPDIWVFWVHAGMYERVEDGFRTIANTVKLAGRNEPKANIPQLLAFQRTERQMDHDPDSADDRDVFDNANIAHGTTSGNERERRPFATYLPQSQNGSIIVTTRNRELAFRLTGRRQNMIEVGPMAQTDALALLEKKLGSPADLDVAADLVQALDLVPLAISQAAAYIQARAPRSSPEKYLAEFRKSEHRKSSLLQYDAGDLRRDGGASNAVLTTWQISFDYIRSKRPSAADLLSLMSFFDRQGIPGWVLKPPRVTKEDIPGRRIDEDRDTNFNNGRSATDSAVDDDMDSDTDSDLTDDSADITDDGFEDDVAMLRDYCLIATTEMDEFEMHGLVQFSTRKWLEQWGQQETFKQKFIERMAASFPTGNYKNWATCRNLFAHVQVAVAYQPSDDRNDIWATLLYNGGWFAWSQGRYEVAQRMVGKARRARENRLGKEDTASLDSMSLFALVLLDRGQWEEAEKLFVQVMETSKTKLGADHPDTLSSMANLASTYRNQGRWEEAEKLFIQVMETSKTKLGADHPSTLTSMANLASTFWNQGRWEEAEKLEVQVMETRKTKLGADHPDTLTSMANLASTFWNQGRWEETEKLEVQVMETRKTKLGADHPDTLTSMANLASTYKNQGRWEEAEKLEVQVIETRKTKLGADHPSTLTSMANLASTYRNQGRWEEAEKLEVQVMETSKTKLGADHPSTLTSMANLASTYRNQGRWEEAEKLFVQVMETSKTKLGADHPSTLSSMANLASTFWNQGRWEEAEKLEVQVMETRKTKLGANHPDTLSSMANLAFTWKSQGRHSTALALMKDCAQARQRRLGAEHPDTLSSLATVIKWGS; from the exons ATGCCCACTTCCGATCTTCGCCTCGATCCACGAGGttacaaaacacacaaatggCTCGATCTTGACGCTACTTACCTCATCGTAAAACCCAAGTTTTCTCTACGCTTCCGCCACGCTGACGAGCTCAGGATAGAAAGTGCAATGTCAGACAGTTATCGTTTCGGTGACTATAACAATGGTTCCCAGGTGGGGACCAACAGGGGGACGATCTACAATACTTTCCCGCAGGCGCCAG AACGATCAGAAACCCCGCCGCGGCCATTCGCgaccatccccttctcccgcgaTCCCGATTTTGTCAACCGCGGAGACATTCTCGAGCAAATCGACCGGCGATGTTCCGAGCCCGCCGCTCGTGTGGCCCTCGTAGGCTTGGGCGGTATCGGCAAGTCGCAGCTGGCCATCGAGTTCGCTCACCGGATCACTGAAAAGCAGCCGGACATATGGGTATTCTGGGTCCACGCTGGAATGTATGAgcgcgtcgaggatggcttcagGACGATTGCCAACACCGTCAAGCTGGCCGGCCGGAACGAGCCCAAGGCGAACATCCCACAGCTT CTGGCTTTCCAACGAACGGAACGACAAATGGATCATGATCCTGACAGCGCTGACGACCGCGATGTGTTCGACAACGCGAATATTGCCCACGGCACGACCAGCGGCAATGAGCGCGAGAGGCGGCCATTTGCGACATACCTACCGCAGAGCCAAAATGGATCGATTATTGTCACAACACGTAACAGGGAGTTAGCATTCAGACTGACCGGGCGCCGTCAAAATATGATCGAAGTCGGACCGATGGCGCAGACAGATGCCCTCGCactcctggagaagaagctaggATCGCCCGCGGATCTAGATGTGGCGGCCGATCTCGTACAGGCGCTCGACCTCGTTCCGTTGGCCATTAGCCAGGCTGCCGCCTACATACAGGCAAGGGCGCCGCGGAGCTCGCCCGAGAAGTACCTAGCTGAGTTCCGGAAGAGTGAGCATAGAAAGAGCAGTCTTTTACAGTACGATGCTGGGGACCTACGACGGGATGGAGGCGCATCGAACGCGGTTCTTACCACATGGCAAATATCTTTTGACTACATCCGGTCTAAGCGGCCGTCTGCGGCGGATCTCTTGTCACTTatgagctttttcgaccGGCAAGGTATCCCTGGTTGGGTTTTGAAACCTCCTAGAGTTACTAAGGAGGATATTCCAGGACGGCGTATAGACGAGGACAGAGATACAAACTTTAATAACGGCAGAAGTGCTACAGATAGTGCCGTAGATGATGACATGGATAGTGACACAGATAGTGACCTTACGGATGATAGTGCAGATATCACTGATGATGGattcgaagatgatgtggcgaTGCTGAGAGACTACTGCCTCATAGCGACGACTGAGATGGATGAGTTTGAGATGCACGGGCTTGTGCAGTTCTCAACGAGGAAGTGGCTGGAACAATgggggcagcaggagacgTTCAAACAGAAGTTTATTGAGCGAATGGCAGCGTCATTCCCAACTGGAAACTATAAGAACTGGGCGACTTGTCGGAATCTCTTCGCACACGTTCAAGTGGCCGTCGCTTACCAACCCAGCGACGATAGGAACGATATATGGGCGACACTTTTGTataatgggggttggtttgcatGGTCGCAAGGGAGATACGAGGTGGCACAGCGGATGGTGGGCAAAGCGAGACGAGCCCGCGAGAATAGActgggaaaagaggataCGGCGAGTCTAGATAGTATGTCACTGTTTGCTCTGGTCCTTTTGGACCgaggccagtgggaggaggccgagaagctgtttgtgcaggtgatggagacgagcaagaccaagcttggggccgatcacccagatacgctgtcgagcatggccaacctagcgtcgacatacaggaaccagggccggtgggaggaggccgagaagctatTTATacaggtgatggagacgagcaagaccaagcttggggccgatcacccttctacgctgacgagcatggccaacctagcatcgacattttggaaccagggccggtgggaggaggccgagaagctggaggtgcaggtgatggagactcgcaagaccaagcttggggccgatcacccagatacgctgacgagcatggccaacctagcatcgacattttggaaccagggccggtgggaggagaccgagaagctggaggtgcaggtgatggagactcgcaagactaagcttggggccgatcacccagatacgctaacgagcatggccaacctagcgtcgacatacaagaaccagggccggtgggaggaggccgagaagctggaggtgcaggtgatagagactcgcaagaccaagcttggggccgatcacccttctacgctgacgagcatggccaacctagcgtcgacatacaggaaccagggccggtgggaggaggccgagaagctagAGGTGCaagtgatggagacgagcaagaccaagcttggggccgatcacccttctacgctgacgagcatggccaacctagcatcgacatacaggaaccagggccggtgggaggaggccgagaagctgtttgtgcaggtgatggagacgagcaagaccaagcttggggccgatcacccttctacgctgtcgagcatggccaacctagcgtcgacattttggaaccagggccggtgggaggaggccgagaagctggaggtgcaggtgatggagacgagaaagaccaagcttggggccaatcacccagatacgctgtcgagcatggccaacctcgcTTTTACTTGGAAAAGCCAAGGTCGACACTCGACCGCCTTAGCACTAATGAAGGACTGTGCCCAGGCTCGGCAGCGACGACTTGGTGCAGAGCATCCAGACACcctgtcgtctttggccaCCGTCATCAAGTGGGGTAGCTAG
- a CDS encoding hypothetical protein (EggNog:ENOG503NUT9; COG:F; COG:H): MSHLYNSQAEQHCSLGYTLATMTLHERIKSKTTRQGWVLPRQTTSFADPGAWTNVDCDVTPLNRRTWSAWTMFGYWFSDALNAQSWMAPASIIALGLTWREAIVCIIFGSLVCTVPLVLNGMVGARLHIPFPVAMRASFGWYFSRFAVVTRAITALFWHAIQTYTGSTAMTQIIRSIWPSYLDIPNNIPDSVGITTQGMISHLIFWLVQFPILLIPPHKLKWFFVAKCVLVITTSVAVVITMTSKAGGAGDIWNLPYGVHGTDRSWLILSSLSSITGGWATMATNIPDFTRYLKSDKGVYWQVAFLPGIQLMLGLFGIICCSASKVVYGKYMWDPLEIASHWDGPSGRAGAFFVGLCWVVAQIGTNLSANVISCANDIMCLWPKYLNIRRGVIITTVIAGWVMQPWKIIHSAQSLLAFMAGLGIFLAPIAAMLSADYWVVQKQMYDIPGLYRAHGRYRFNKWGTNWRAAVAFLISVVPSIPGMAASVDPSIKGTIGDADKLYFMFYFWGYTSAFLVYIGLSYFFPAPETHIAATIYEDSDIISAAEGFDKGDSELGDEKKMGEKEVHSQRRVPSTREVIPGAPVNIVLKVDQPTGRTVSGLVKDVLTKGEHHRGIKVRLVDGRVGRVQSMASSPTSSTAGAGGDDALPDQGAPTTEFDIRERGGRRGRGRYHTGPTDWREEERPSEQVGLDAYIKPAKPKRGGKRSESATATADTAQSFDEFSVAGQQTSTCPVCNDFNGDATAIAHHVASHFDD; this comes from the exons ATGTCTCATCTCTACAATTCCCAAGCAGAGCAACACTGCAGTCTTGGTTACACCCTTGCCACCATGACGCTCCACGAAAGAATCAAGTCCAAAACCACCAGGCAAGGTTGGGTTCTACCTCGTCAGACCACTTCCTTTGCCGACCCTGGAGCCTGGACCAACGTTGACTGCGATGTCACCCCCCTCAATCGTCGGACCTGGTCGGCATGGACCATGTTTGGATACTGGTTCAGTGATGCACTCAACGCCCAAAGCTGGATGGCACCCGCTTCCATCATCGCTCTCGGGCTCACCTGGCGTGAGGCCATTGTTTGCATCATCTTTGGCAGTCTCGTCTGCACTGTTCCCCTGGTGTTGAATGGCATGGTCGGTGCTCGGCTTCATATCCCCTTTCCCGTCGCCATGAGAGCCTCGTTTGGCTGGTACTTCTCTCGATTTGCAGTAGTGACGAGGGCTATCACGGCCTTGTTCTGGCATGCTATTCAGACTTACACCGGATCGACTGCCATGACACAGATCATCCGATCCATTTGGCCATCCTATCTCGATATTCCCAACAACATTCCAGATAGTGTTGGAATCACCACGCAGGGAATGATATCGCACTTGATCTTCTGGCTAGTGCAGTTTCCTATCCTGCTCATCCCGCCGCACAAGCTCAAGTGGTTCTTTGTAGCCAAGTGTG TGCTTGTCATCACTACCTCGGTTGCCGTGGTCATCACAATGACGTccaaggctggtggtgcaggggaTATCTGGAACCTTCCGTATGGTGTTCATGGCACGGATAGATCATGGCTGATCTTGTCTTCTCTgtcctccatcaccggcggCTGGGCAACAATGGCGACCAACATACCCGACTTCACACGGTATCTCAAATCAGACAAGGGTGTCTACTGGCAAGTTGCCTTTTTGCCAGGCATCCAGCTCATGCTGGGACTCTTCGGCATCATCTGCTGCTCTGCTTCCAAGGTTGTTTATGGAAAG TACATGTGGGATCCTCTCGAAATTGCTTCTCACTGGGACGGCCCCTCTGGTCGGGCTGGCGCCTTCTTTGTAGGGCTCTGCTGGGTAGTAGCCCAGATTGGTACCAATCTTTCTGCCAATGTCATCAGCTGTGCCAACGACATCATGTGTCTTTGGCCCAAGTACCTCAACATCAGACGTGGAGTTATTATCACGACAGTAATTGCGGGCTGGGTCATGCAACCTTGGAAGATTATCCACTCTGCTCAGTCTCTCCTCGCATTCATGGCGGGATTGGGGATTTTCCTGGCACCGATTGCAGCAATGCTCAGCGCAGACTACTGGGTTGTACAAAAGCAAATGTATGACATTCCGGGCCTATACCGAGCACATGGAAGGTACCGGTTCAACAAATGGGGTACGAACTGGAGGGCAGCGGTGGCATTCTTGATCAGTGTCGTGCCCAGCATCCCTGGGAT GGCTGCCTCTGTTGACCCGTCGATCAAAGGCACGATTGGGGACGCCGATAAGCTTTATTTCATGTTTTATTTCTGGGGATACACAAGTGCGTTTTTGGTATATATTGGCCTGAGTTATTTTTTTCCTGCTCCAGAGACACATATTGCCGCAACGATTTATGAAGATTCGGACATCATCTCAGCCGCGGAGGGTTTTGACAAGGGCGATTCCGAGCTCGGGGATGAGAAAAAGATGGGTGAGAAAGAGGTT CATTCCCAACGACGAGTCCCCTCAACCAGGGAGGTCATCCCGGGCGCGCCGGTCAATATCGTGCTCAAAGTTGACCAGCCCACAGGTCGCACCGTGTCTGGACTTGTCAAGGATGTGCTGACCAAAGGGGAACATCATCGCGGCATCAAGGTCAGGCTTGTTGACGGTCGCGTCGGGAGAGTACAGAGCatggcatcttcaccaacatcatcaaccgctggcgctggcggcgatgacgcGCTACCAGACCAGGGAGCTCCAACAACCGAGTTTGACatcagagagagaggtggacgtagggggaggggaagataTCATACTGGGCCGACAGATTGgcgggaagaggaaagaCCCTCGGAACAGGTTGGACTGGATGCTTACATCAAGCCCGCCAAACCAAAGCGtggaggaaaaagaagcgaGTCAGCGACAGCAACTGCGGACACTGCACAGTCATTCGACGAATTCTCTGTGGCGGGGCAGCAGACATCCACTTGTCCTGTTTGCAACGACTTCAATGGAGATGCAACAGCCATTGCGCACCATGTGGCTAGCCATTTCGATGATTAA
- a CDS encoding hypothetical protein (EggNog:ENOG503NX6C; COG:U), translating into MTVFNNTSPTPLTLTQVSVLDFFVPGSTSILAAIELVLATNSYFRPLFLCMLLAFLSTHVRRYVWGSIFSIPVKCTIWLLSGLPLNHSLTGLGHPCTTLLGTGRFTS; encoded by the exons ATGACCGTattcaacaacacctcgcCGACTCCGTTGACCCTAACCCAGGTCTCCGTCCTGGACTTTTTCGTCCCCGGCTCTACTAGCATCCTTGCCGCCATCGAGCTGGTTCTGGCTACAAACAGCTACTTCCGTCCCCTGTTTCTCTGCATGTTGCTGGCGTTCCTGAGCACACATGTTCGCAGATACGTCTGGGGT TCCATATTCAGTATTCCAGTCAAGTGTACGATATGGCTGCTCTCTGGTTTGCCTCTCAACCATTCGCTCACAGGGCTCGGTCATCCCTGCACTACTCTCCTCGGAACGGGACGTTTTACTTCATGA
- a CDS encoding hypothetical protein (EggNog:ENOG503NUG3; COG:J) has protein sequence MAPALKTTLALQDAKPYAFECPTATTALIIIDIQRDFVDPGGFGSIQCGNDAVFSRARAIVPVVKKLLDAFRSFGGHVIHTREGHEPGLADLPAAKRLRQISNPVGHHSLGIGDQGPMGKLLVRGEYGHDIVDELTPWPDETVIDKPGKGSFWGTNIHRILLARGITHLVFAGVTTECCVSTTLRECADRGYQCIVLEDCTQGFDAQQVTTSLDIISGQDGLFGFVGNSPDFFQAIDRASAKALTQGLALTPPATPMGHEDSEPRFGFLPDESVPSVDQLLTDYRQSIRCPVEVIKSLYKRINQYKEVDPAVWIHLEPEANVLHAATKLVNKYKGKALPPLYGIPFSVKDTIDVAGVPTTAACPSYAYTPQVSATAVRRVLDAGALFIGKVNLDQLATGLSGCRSPYGTPHSVFSDKHISGGSSSGSCVSVGERLVLFGLATDTAGSGRVPAAFNGIVGFKPTKGTVSARGLVPACRTLDTITVVAPSITEARKVWQVIAHHDPEDPYSKLPHTLPTWHIDYRGPRVGGFTFAVPPPTILKVCKKEYRELFSSAVSALQSCGGTLKEVEYTPFSAAGDLLYDGSLLHERIHCIGHRFLQSNLPDMHPVIRELFDKAMSNPPSVYDAFRDQALQARLTREVQGVFDVLNGGVDVLVVPTTTQHPTIKEMEADPLKLNSELGTFTHCANVVDLCGVSVPAGTWLWGQEGDERKMPFGITILSASGYDAKVLDIAGVFEEEMMQRETFRL, from the exons ATGGCACCAGCACTCAAGACCACTCTGGCTCTGCAAGATGCCAAACCCTATGCCTTCGAGTGTCCTACAGCAACGACCGCCTTGATCATCATCGATATCCAACGGGACTTTGTTGACCCCGGTGGTTTCGGCTCCATACAATGTGGCAACGACGCCGTCTTTTCCAGAGCACGCGCAATTGTCCCTGTTGTCAAGAAACTGCTTGACGCCTTTCGATCGTTTGGAGGGCATGTAATTCACACGCGTGAAGGACATGAACCGGGTCTTGCTGATCTTCCTGCCGCCAAACGGCTCCGTCAAATTTCCAACCCGGTCGGTCACCATAGTCTGGGAATTGGTGATCAGGGACCCATGGGCAAGCTCCTCGTCCGAGGAGAATATGGCCACGATATCGTGGATGAACTCACCCCCTGGCCGGATGAGACAGTCATTGACAAGCCAGGAAAAGGAAGCTTTTGGGGCACGAATATTCACAGGATCTTGCTTGCACGTGGAATAACCCATCTAGTATTTGCGGGAGTAACAACAGA GTGCTGTGTCAGTACAACACTGCGCGAATGTGCTGACCGAGGCTATCAATGCATTGTGTTGGAGGACTGCACGCAGGGGTTCGATGCTCAGCAGGTGACCACATCACTGGACATTATTTCGGGGCAAGATGGATTGTTTGGGTTCGTCGGCAACAGCCCAGACTTTTTCCAAGCAATCGATCGAGCATCAGCCAAAGCCTTGACCCAAGGGCTGGCACTGACGCCGCCTGCAACACCCATGGGACACGAGGACTCGGAACCTCGCTTCGGTTTCCTTCCAGACGAAAGCGTTCCATCAGTCGACCAGTTGTTGACTGATTACCGACAAAGTATCCGGTGCCCCGTCGAAGTCATCAAGTCTCTGTACAAACGAATCAACCAGTACAAAGAAGTGGATCCAGCGGTCTGGATTCACCTTGAGCCCGAAGCGAACGTGCTGCATGCAGCAACCAAGCTAGTCAACAAGTACAAGGGAAAGGCGTTACCACCATTATATGGTATTCCCTTCTCGGTCAAAGACACCATCGATGTCGCGGGAGTGCCAACAACAGCGGCCTGTCCGAGTTATGCATACACTCCTCAAGTGAGCGCTACAGCAGTCCGACGTGTGCTCGATGCCGGCGCGTTGTTTATCGGCAAAGTGAACCTTGACCAGCTGGCCACTGGCCTGTCTGGCTGCCGCTCCCCATATGGAACCCCCCACAGTGTCTTTAGCGACAAGCACATATCCGGTGGCTCTTCCTCTGGATCATGTGTTTCGGTCGGGGAGAGACTCGTGTTGTTCGGTCTCGCAACAGACACCGCTGGTAGTGGTCGAGTCCCAGCTGCATTTAATGGGATCGTTGGCTTCAAGCCCACCAAAGGGACTGTTTCCGCTCGCGGTCTTGTCCCGGCCTGCCGCACGCTCGACACAATTACCGTCGTTGCTCCCTCTATTACCGAGGCTCGCAAAGTCTGGCAAGTCATTGCACATCATGACCCGGAGGATCCATACTCCAAACTTCCCCATACGCTTCCTACATGGCACATTGACTACCGAGGCCCGCGTGTTGGTGGGTTCACCTTTGCCgttcctccaccaacaaTCCTAAAAGTCTGCAAAAAAGAATACCGGGAGCTGTTCTCCTCTGCCGTCTCAGCACTGCAATCATGCGGAGGTACGCTCAAGGAAGTAGAGTACACACCCttttctgctgctggagacCTCCTCTACGATGGAAGTCTCCTACACGAGCGCATTCATTGCATTGGCCACCGGTTCCTACAGTCCAACTTACCCGACATGCATCCTGTGATCAGAGAGCTGTTTGACAAAGCCATGTCAAACCCCCCGTCGGTATACGATGCGTTCCGCGACCAGGCTCTTCAGGCGCGGCTGACAAGGGAGGTGCAAGGTGTCTTTGATGTGCTAAACGGTGGGGTAGATGTTCTCGTGGTGCCGACTACCACGCagcaccccaccatcaaggagatggaggctgATCCGTTGAAATTGAATAGTGAGCTGGGGACTTTTACGCATTGTGCAAATGTGGTAGATTTGTGTGGTGTCTCGGTACCAGCAGGGACTTGGTTGTGGGGACAAGAAGGTGATGAGCGGAAGATGCCTTTTGGCATCACAATCTTGAGCGCGAGCGGGTATGATGCAAAGGTTTTGGATATTGCCGGGGtctttgaggaggagatgatgcaGCGCGAGACTTTCAGACTATGA
- a CDS encoding hypothetical protein (EggNog:ENOG503P7QB; COG:S), with amino-acid sequence MPAEDESSPLLPRPSSSLQTQTMASSAIFWKVAAISGATAVGFGAFGAHGLKKRIADPAKLASWGTAAQYQLIHSVALLMASGNPVAASLFTAGMTMFSGSIYALTLNPEKFKFLGPVTPIGGVCLIAGWLVLAFGKRGSPPRFPRF; translated from the exons ATGCCTGCAGAAGACGAGtcctctccccttctccctcgacCTTCATCCTCTTTGCAAACCCAAACAATGGCAAGCAGTGCGATTTTCTGGAAAGTTGCTGCCATTTCTGGTGCGACCGCTGTCGGCTTCGGGGCCTTTGGAGCTCACGGTCTCAAGAAGCGGATTGCAGACCCCGCGAAACTAGCGAGCTGGGGAACTGCTGCCCAGTACCAG TTGATCCACTCCGTCGCGCTGCTCATGGCTTCCGGCAATCCAGTCGCCGCCTCACTCTTCACTGCCGGCATGACAATGTTCAGTGGATCCATCTACGCTTTGACGTTGAACCCTGAAAAGTTCAAGTTTCTGGGCCCGGTCACGCCAATCGGCGGAGTCTGTCTCATTgctgggtggttggtgttggctttTGGCAAGAGGGGAAGTCCTCCCAGGTTCCCGAGATTTTAG